The window CGGCGTTCCTTCGTCATCGTACTTGAGGCTACCCCACACGCCATCCATCGTGCCATCGTCAATGGCCGTAAGGCAGGGCTGGCCAATCGCTTCACCAAGCATTCCGCAGAACGGACTTGCATTGCGACGGATAGATTCCGTCTCCAGCGGATGACCGCAAGCTTCGTGGAAAATCACGCCGCCAAAGCCATTGCCCATCACGACCGGCATCTGGCCGCCTGTGATGTAACCGGCATCGAGCATGCGCAGCACGCGCTCGCCACATTCCGTTGCCAAAGCTTCTGGAGAATAATTTGCTAAAAGTTCATAACCGCCAAGTGCGCCCGGAGCTTCGTGCGTCGTCAAGCGTTCCGTGCCATCAGTTGCTGTCACGTTCACGTTTACACGCAAACGGCCACGCGTCATTTCCAGATGCAGTCCTTCGCTATTTAAAAGAGAAATCGAAGTGCAGCTGTCGGTTACGCTGGCGCCCACCTGAGCAATCTTCGGCGAGAGCGCACGGGCCGCCTTATCTGCACGGAACAAGAAGTCCTGCTTTATGGCCTGACCGAGCACGCGCGGATCCTTGTAAGCGGCCGTGTTAAAATCACAAATGCGCTTTTCAGGAGCAAATTCAAACGGCCTTGCAGCCGAGCCTTCCGCCCCCGCTGCGGCGGCAATGCGCCCAAACGCAAGCGTCTTCACAAGCTTCACGAGAGCTTCTTCTCTGTCGTCGCTCGTGAACCCGTACAGGACTTCCGTCCCGTACAAAAGGCGAACGCCGATACCGTACTCGGTACCCGCGGTCGCCGTTTCAATCTGGCGGTCCTTCAAGCCGAGGCTTGAACTGCGAGTCTCTTCTTCAAAAATTTCAACAAAGTCAGCCCCGGCACTTTTGCCGGCTTCAAAAATCTTGACGGCAACTTCCGGATTCATCCTACACCTCGCCGTTCATCTTCTTGCGCACCGGGATGCCGGCAGCAAGCATTTCGCCCTTGATTCCAGGGACCGTATAATCGCCAAAATGCACCATCGACGCGACCAGTGCCGCATCGGCACTCGTCTTGCGGAACAAGTCTACGATGTGCGCCGGAGTTCCAGCACCGCCACTTGCAATCACAGGCACTTGCACAGCCTTTGCAATCATGTCGGTAATCGTGAGTTCGTAACCGTTCTTAACGCCATCAGTGTCAATGGAGTTCAAGCAGATTTCGCCAACGCCGAGTTCCTCGGCGCGCTTTGCCCACTGCAAAGCGTCGATGCCCATCGCCTGGCGACCACCGCGGATAAACACTTCGTAACCGCTCGGAATTTTGTCCGAAACGCCCACGAACTTAGCATCCATACCAAGCACGATGCACTGGCGTCCAAACGCCTTCGCGCCTTCGGCAATGATTTCCGGATGCAACACAGCAAGGCTGTTCACGCTCACCTTTTCGGCCCCTGCGAGGAGCGCTTCGTGCATGTCGTCCAAGTTGCGGATACCGCCACCCACTGCAAACGGGATAAACACGCGCTTTGCAATCTGACGGATCATTTCCATGTCACACGGACGGTTCTCGGCACTTGCCGTGATATCGTAAAAAACAAGTTCATCGACACCTTCATCACTGTAACGTGCGCCCATTTCTACGGGATCGCCAATGTCGATATTACCTTTAAACTTCACACCCTTCGTGACCTTGCGGTTACGGACATCCAAGCAGACAATTAAACGTTTCGTGAGCATATTCCAAATGTAGAAAACTGGCAAAAGCCGTCAACAAAAAAGAGCTTGGCACACTTCCGCCCAAGCTCTTTTTAAACGCGTTTTTCCTAGCGATTAGAGATTCTTTTCGATGGCGTTCTTGAGCGTGTTCTTCGGCACGGCACCGACAACGTTACCCACTTCGACACCATTTTTGAACAACTTCATGTTCGGGATATTCGTGATGCCAAAACGAGCGCAAATGTCCGAAACACCTTCGTCATCGACGTTGATCTTTGCAACGATTGCGCGACCGTCGAATTCGTTGGAAAGTTCTTCGACCACCGGGCCCATCATCATGCACGGACGGCACCAGGTTGCCCAAAAATCAACGAGCACAAGCTGACCCGAAGAAATAACCTTGTCAAAAGATTCTGCAGTAAGATTCAAAGCTGCCATGATAATTCTCCTATTTACCGACAAAAAATATAGTAATTATTGGTGGTTGCCACTTACACCATTTTCCTCATCTTAGCACAATAGATGGGGCCACAGCCATGAGCCTTGTCCGGCAAAATGTGAACGCCAAGTTCCGTGCGGTCCGCACCCTCCGGCAAGTCCTCAATTCGAACAAATTCCATCATCTTGCGTTTCTTCAAGATTTTAGCGACCACGGCGTCGTTTTCAAGAGGCGAAAGCGCACAAGTCCCGTAAATCAGTTCGCCACCCGGTCTAAGCGCATCCACCGCCGAAGCAAGGAGCGAGCCCTGTTCCACCGACAAGCGCTTCACGCGCTTCACCGACCAAACTTCTAGATGCGAAGGCGAATTCAGCACATGCCGATCCGAAGAGCACGGCGCATCAAGCAAGATGCGGTCGTAGCATTCCTTCTTGTGCATGCCGAACTTCACGCCATCGTAGCCCGTGACGTTGATAATCGAGCGCCAGGACTCCGGCAAGGAATTTTCGAGCACATGCTGCAAGCGGAGACGCCTGTCCGGCGAACGGTCATTGCACTGGAGCGAGCCTTCGCCCTTGAGCATCGATGCAATCACAAGGGACTTGCCTCCCGGAGCTGCGCACATGTCAAGCACATCCATTCCCGGTTCTACCGCAAGAGCCTTAGCCGCAAACACCGAAGCTTCGTCCAAAAAGTACGGTTCCAAGGCATCGTCAAACTGTAGCTTCGTTGCACAGCCTTCGCCTTTCAGCGATTCCAGCAACGTGGGCCAACGCTCACCATAAACCTCTTCAAAGTAGTCGAAAAATTCCATAATAGTTTAATGACCTTAAAAATAAAAAACTCTCTGCTCAGGAGTAAGAGCAAAGAGTTTTTAGTTGAGCTACCAGGATTCGAACCTAGACAAACAGAGTCAGAATCTGTTGTGCTACCGTTACACCATAGCTCATCAGTGCGCACCAATTTTAGAAAATAATTTTCAACTTTGCAAGGGGTAATTGAAAAATTATTTCGAAGTTTCTAAAGTAGGCGGCTCAAAAGTCATCCACTGCTGGTCAAGCGTGTCGTTTTTGGGCAACTGCACATGCGTAATTCTAACGTAGTCATCAAATGCGACATCCGCTTCCTGAAGAGTCTTCACCACCTTCGGGTCGCCAGAGTAAAGAACGATGTCATGGCCACCTGCCGGGAGATCTGCGATACGCAACATATTGCAAGTCACTTCTCTCACAAAATGGCTCGTGCCCTTCAGGCCTACAACCACGCTATTCACCATGGACATGCAATTCGAAGTCTTTGTCGAATCCGTGTCATCAATAGCCAAGAGCACGCCACTCACCAGCACAGACGGCTTCACAAGCGAAGTATCACCGATATTGAGCGTATCCTTCAAGCCCTTGATTTCTGAAGCATGCACATAGCGGCTGACACCAGCCAAGGCCACAGCGCCATCTTCGCCAAGCAAGCGGTATTCCACACGAAGACTATCATACGGGACCTTTTCCGGAGCCGGCAACACCCAGCGTCCAGAATCATCCGTTACAGTCTGCATGACAAAACCGATGGAATCTCCCTCGACAAAGTCGAAGCCATACAAGTCCGTAATCATTTGGACCTGGACATTGGCACAAGCGCTGTCATGGCAATTCACAACGCCGGACAAATACGGCTTAGCCCTCTTCTTTTCTTCAAGCTTGATTAACGAATCGACTTCCATCGTCGGGCTCCAGATAAACGGTCCCTTAGAAATCGTATCGCCAGACTTTACTTCACCATCCATGCTCCATGTACGATAAATTAACGTATCGGCAACACCGGAATCAGCAAGTCGAGCCACAATCTGCGGATCGCCCGGGCAGAACCCAAGCCACCATTCACCTGCAGGGATAAGCATCGAGAACGAATCCCCAGCAAACACGCTCTGCGAGAACGGCGTACCCGGCATGTAGACCTTAAAGTGAGAGCCAACCGCCATCGAAGGTTCGACCATATCTTCGTAATAAAGCACACTGCTGAACACAGCGGCCTTCTCTAGCTTGATGCTATCCAGAACGCCTGCATTCTTTGTCGCACGCGGCTGGTACGAGATTTCCTTGTACTCGGCATCGACAACAGCAAGCTGGAATGTATCTGCAAACACGGAATCAAACGAGAACACACCCTGCGAGTCCGTCACAGTTTCGATATATTCAGATTCCGTAAGAGTATCGCCCACACCCGGTTCACGAGCAACGCGAACCAAGGCTGCAACAGCGGCCGAACCATCAGTGCGAGTCACAACACCGCCAAGCGCGATCGTGTTACCCGTATCCGTAACAGTCCCGGCAACACCGCCGTTTTCGCTTGTGCAAGCGAACATGCAAGCGCAAACTGCCATAAGCAGTCCTAAATACGATTTAGCAAACTTCATGTTCATCCTCCTCGACTTCCGTCTCTGGTGGAAGATTCATCTTTTCCTTACTCAGCGGGAAGAATTGGATGTTCAATTCGCAAACCATGGATTCGCCTTCGTCCGAACGAACAATATCCACGATTTCCTTGCGGAACAAGTCAATTTTGCTAATGATACGTTCCAAGCCCTGCGCCGACACACTCATCGTCATACAAGATACATTTCTGCGTTCCGTACTGTAGTGATCTAGCGCATCTTTACCCAAATCAATCATCTGCTTTTGGAACTGATGAACGAAAAGCGGGGCGATTTCACTGCCATTCGTAATTGCCTTGTTTACGGAATGGTAGAATCCATCTTCGCCGAGCTCTATAAGTCCCAAACTGAGAAGGAGCTGGATAGTCTGCTTTGCCTGCGGGAGTGAAATTTTCGGATTCAAGAAGAGCGCGAGTTCCTGAATGTTCTTGTCGTTAATCTTCAAGACGGCAAGAGCTTCGCGCGCCACGACGTAATACCACTTGCTGTAGTATTCCTGCTGGTTCTTGGTCAAGTTCTTGATAGTACGCGGCAAGAGCGCGGACATCTGGTCGAAGATCTGCTGCTTCGAAGACGCCGTCGTTGCATGCGTGAAGTCCACCATCAAGGTGAAGTAGCGGCCTTCCCTTTCGTTGAGCCCGAGAGCTTCTATAAACTTCGGGATCATCTGTTGGGTGAGCGACTTGCGGCCGCGAATTAAATCCAAGTAAAGACCGGACGAGGAATACCCAGCCTTCTTTGCAAAAGACCGGTACGAGAAATACCTCTGCACGGACTTACGGTACTCGTAGTAGTCCTGGAGGTACTTTCGATAATTGTAGTAGGCATAAACGTTCATCAAAAGGAAATCTAATTTTTTTTGAGATTTTTGGGAACACCTATTTTTGAAAACAACCCGTAAAAAAGCCCTATTCCATTCTAAAATCGACAAAAAAGAACACCTTGGGAACACTTTTTGTTTTTTAGGTGATACGCTTTCAAAAAAAATTGCTTAATTTAAAGGAACACCCAATCCCATCCCTCGGACTTCCGGTTGTACTCCACCGGAAGTCCTTTTGCGTTATAGGCCTACGGCCGTATAACGCCAAATGCT of the Fibrobacter sp. UWB2 genome contains:
- a CDS encoding TldD/PmbA family protein → MNPEVAVKIFEAGKSAGADFVEIFEEETRSSSLGLKDRQIETATAGTEYGIGVRLLYGTEVLYGFTSDDREEALVKLVKTLAFGRIAAAAGAEGSAARPFEFAPEKRICDFNTAAYKDPRVLGQAIKQDFLFRADKAARALSPKIAQVGASVTDSCTSISLLNSEGLHLEMTRGRLRVNVNVTATDGTERLTTHEAPGALGGYELLANYSPEALATECGERVLRMLDAGYITGGQMPVVMGNGFGGVIFHEACGHPLETESIRRNASPFCGMLGEAIGQPCLTAIDDGTMDGVWGSLKYDDEGTPTQRTTLIENGILKTYMSDRVGAMEVGVARTGSARRESYKYAPVSRMRNTFIAPGKDTLDSMIASVDNGLYAARMAGGSVNPATGEFNFAVDEGYVIRNGKICEPVRGATLIGKGHEIMPRISMVGTDFEQAAGVCGASSGHVPVTVGQPSIKVDQILVGGR
- the hisF gene encoding imidazole glycerol phosphate synthase subunit HisF, translated to MLTKRLIVCLDVRNRKVTKGVKFKGNIDIGDPVEMGARYSDEGVDELVFYDITASAENRPCDMEMIRQIAKRVFIPFAVGGGIRNLDDMHEALLAGAEKVSVNSLAVLHPEIIAEGAKAFGRQCIVLGMDAKFVGVSDKIPSGYEVFIRGGRQAMGIDALQWAKRAEELGVGEICLNSIDTDGVKNGYELTITDMIAKAVQVPVIASGGAGTPAHIVDLFRKTSADAALVASMVHFGDYTVPGIKGEMLAAGIPVRKKMNGEV
- the trxA gene encoding thioredoxin, which encodes MAALNLTAESFDKVISSGQLVLVDFWATWCRPCMMMGPVVEELSNEFDGRAIVAKINVDDEGVSDICARFGITNIPNMKLFKNGVEVGNVVGAVPKNTLKNAIEKNL
- a CDS encoding RNA methyltransferase; its protein translation is MEFFDYFEEVYGERWPTLLESLKGEGCATKLQFDDALEPYFLDEASVFAAKALAVEPGMDVLDMCAAPGGKSLVIASMLKGEGSLQCNDRSPDRRLRLQHVLENSLPESWRSIINVTGYDGVKFGMHKKECYDRILLDAPCSSDRHVLNSPSHLEVWSVKRVKRLSVEQGSLLASAVDALRPGGELIYGTCALSPLENDAVVAKILKKRKMMEFVRIEDLPEGADRTELGVHILPDKAHGCGPIYCAKMRKMV
- a CDS encoding TIGR02147 family protein, with the protein product MNVYAYYNYRKYLQDYYEYRKSVQRYFSYRSFAKKAGYSSSGLYLDLIRGRKSLTQQMIPKFIEALGLNEREGRYFTLMVDFTHATTASSKQQIFDQMSALLPRTIKNLTKNQQEYYSKWYYVVAREALAVLKINDKNIQELALFLNPKISLPQAKQTIQLLLSLGLIELGEDGFYHSVNKAITNGSEIAPLFVHQFQKQMIDLGKDALDHYSTERRNVSCMTMSVSAQGLERIISKIDLFRKEIVDIVRSDEGESMVCELNIQFFPLSKEKMNLPPETEVEEDEHEVC